One Watersipora subatra chromosome 4, tzWatSuba1.1, whole genome shotgun sequence genomic window carries:
- the LOC137394522 gene encoding 300 kDa antigen AG231-like, which produces MCAKHSSELVTYAESVTYAESVTYAESVTYAESVTYAESVTYAESVTYAESVTYDESVTYAESVTYAESVTYAESLAVFSLSVQPTAMPSGSIATERRIVFGCCVEKSNEETGETSETGKQMLSNSQKIFSFPKPDAETCLKISRIHISAGRDMSFYM; this is translated from the exons CTCATCGGAACTCGTGACATACGCTGAGAGCGTGACATACGCTGAGAGCGTGACATACGCTGAGAGCGTGACATACGCTGAGAGCGTGACATACGCTGAGAGCGTGACATACGCTGAGAGCGTGACATACGCTGAGAGCGTGACATACGATGAGAGCGTGACATACGCTGAGAGCGTGACATACGCTGAGAGCGTGACATACGCTGAGAGC CTGGCAGTCTTCAGTTTATCGGTGCAGCCAACCGCTATGCCATCCGGAAGCATAGCTACAGAGAGACGCATTGTCTTTGGCTG CTGCGTAGAGAAGTCAAATGAGGAGACTGGTGAGACATCAGAGACAGGTAAACAAATGCTTAGCAACAGTCAAAAGATCTTCTCTTTCCCTAAACCAGATGCAGAGACATGTCTTAAGATAAGCAGGATACATATCTCTGCGGGTAGAGATATGTCTTTCTACATGTAG